From the genome of Impatiens glandulifera chromosome 9, dImpGla2.1, whole genome shotgun sequence, one region includes:
- the LOC124914968 gene encoding CBS domain-containing protein CBSX1, chloroplastic-like encodes MATSLSLPDSLSLSTLRSKSSSASVSSSSFATFPHRLPCLLLHTHSLPVFRWFHHTDGRGSVAVASAASAAAAPFTANSDSPKGGDYTVGDFMTVKEDLHVVKPTTTVNEALEKLVENRITGFPVIDDDWKLVGLVSDYDLLALDSISGGGRTDTDMFPEVDSTWKTFNEVQKLLIKTNGKMVGDLMTPAPVVVRRSTNLEDAARLLLKTKYRRLPVVDGEGKLVGIITRGNVVRAALQMKRDTEEQL; translated from the exons ATGGCCACTTCACTTTCCTTGCCCGATTCCTTATCCTTATCTACCCTACGCTCTAAATCTTCTTCTGCTTCagtttcctcctcttccttCGCCACCTTCCCTCATCGCTTGCCTTGCCTTCTCCTCCACACCCATAGCTTACCCGTCTTCCGATGGTTCCATCATACCGATGGCCGTGGATCCGTAGCAGTAGCGTCAGCAGCATCAGCAGCAGCAGCTCCTTTCACAGCCAATTCCGATTCG CCAAAAGGTGGGGACTACACTGTTGGTGACTTCATGACAGTTAAAGAGGACTTACATGTGGTAAAACCTACAACAACCGTGAATGAAG CGTTAGAAAAGCTAGTTGAGAACAGGATTACTGGGTTTCCTGTGATTGATGATGACTGGAAACTG GTTGGTCTAGTTTCAGATTATGATTTGTTGGCATTGGACTCCATATCAG GTGGTGGAAGAACTGATACAGACATGTTTCCTGAAGTCGACAGCACTTGGAAA ACATTCAATGAAGTCCAGAAATTGCTCATTAAAACAAATGGCAAAATGGTCGGAGATCTGATGACGCCTGCACCAGTTGTTGTCAGGAGATCCACCAATCTGGAGGATGCTGCTAG ATTACTGCTAAAAACCAAATATCGCAGACTACCTGTTGTGGATGGCGAAGGAAAATTG GTTGGCATTATCACAAGAGGTAATGTGGTAAGAGCTGCGCTCCAGATGAAACGAGACACGGAAGAGCAATTGTGA
- the LOC124914303 gene encoding probable 2-oxoglutarate-dependent dioxygenase At3g50210 has translation MATDFKSIPIVDISQLLAKWDDPDMTNDIGVINVVQQLDRACRDSGFFYVKGHGIPDSLVEEVRKVSHRFFSLPNDEKLNVKLSPATGYRGYQYPGENITKGVPDMHEAIDCYREVKPGMYSALGKLMEGPNKWPTNPPNLKELMEEYITLCTDLSRKIMRGIALALGLLADELEHERAGDPFWVFRIIGYPGRSHAEDTKIPENETGCGAHTDYGLLTLVNQDADITALQVRNVSGEWISAPPIPGTFVCNIGDMLKILSNGLYESTLHRVINNSPKYRVSVAYFYEPNFDAAIELMEACVKRTGGTKKFGSAVYGEHLIGKVQNNFVV, from the exons atGGCGACCGACTTCAAATCCATTCCTATAGTAG ACATCAGTCAATTGTTGGCCAAATGGGATGATCCAGACATGACAAATGACATAGGTGTCATCAATGTTGTTCAACAATTGGATAGGGCTTGTAGAGACTCTGGATTCTTCTATGTG AAAGGCCATGGTATCCCTGATTCCCTTGTGGAAGAAGTTAGGAAGGTGTCACACAGATTCTTTAGCTTACCTAATGATGAGAAATTAAATGTTAAACTCTCTCCTGCAACAGGATACAG AGGATATCAATATCCTGGGGAAAACATTACTAAAGGGGTTCCTGACATGCATGAAGCTATTGAT TGCTACAGAGAGGTCAAACCAGGAATGTACAGTGCTCTTGGAAAACTTATGGAAGGCCCCAATAAATG GCCAACTAATCCTCCAAATCTGAAAGAACTTATGGAGGAGTATATCACCCTTTGCacag ATCTTTCAAGGAAAATTATGAGAGGAATTGCTCTAGCACTTGGGCTGTTAGCAGATGAACTAGAACATGAAAGGGCTGGAGATCCATTTTGGGTATTCAGAATAATTGGGTATCCGGGTAGATCCCATGCAGAGGACACAAAGATTCCAGAGAATGAAACCGGATG TGGTGCTCATACTGACTATG GTCTCTTGACACTGGTTAATCAAGATGCTGATATAACTGCTTTGCAG GTGAGAAATGTCTCGGGTGAATGGATATCAGCCCCTCCTATCCCGGGGACATTTGTATGCAATATAGGGGACATGTTAAAG ATTCTCAGCAATGGTCTTTACGAGTCAACCTTGCATCGAGTTATCAACAACTCGCCAAAATATCGTGTTTCTGTTGCTTACTTCTATGAG CCGAACTTCGACGCTGCAATTGAGCTGATGGAGGCTTGTGTAAAGAGAACCGGAGGGACGAAGAAGTTTGGAAGTGCAGTTTATGGAGAACATTTAATAGGGAAAGTGCAGAACAATTTTGTGGTGTAG